In a genomic window of Pontibacter liquoris:
- a CDS encoding Crp/Fnr family transcriptional regulator, producing MYSLLENFIKSRTRIDNASLELICSRFEPLKTKRNELLLNYNDVCQHYYFVNKGCIRLYTINKEGTEATRFFAFEGGFGTALPSLIDQTPAGECMQTIERSELLKISRDNFYYLVDTVPPFAFIYRQILELGFITAQKRIYGFQGFDALEKVKWVIQHQPDFLLRVSNKMAASYLGLSPSTLSRIKARL from the coding sequence AGACAATGCCTCGCTGGAATTGATTTGCTCTCGTTTCGAGCCCTTGAAAACAAAACGGAACGAGCTCTTGCTGAATTACAACGACGTTTGCCAGCATTATTATTTTGTAAATAAAGGCTGCATCCGGCTTTATACAATCAATAAAGAAGGGACTGAGGCGACACGGTTCTTTGCCTTCGAAGGCGGTTTCGGTACCGCTCTGCCCAGCCTCATCGACCAAACGCCCGCCGGCGAATGCATGCAAACCATCGAAAGATCCGAGCTCCTCAAAATTTCCAGGGATAACTTTTACTACCTGGTGGATACCGTGCCGCCATTTGCCTTTATCTACAGGCAGATTCTGGAACTGGGTTTTATTACCGCTCAAAAGCGGATTTACGGTTTTCAGGGGTTTGATGCGCTGGAAAAAGTAAAATGGGTTATTCAGCACCAGCCTGATTTTTTGTTGCGTGTTTCCAATAAAATGGCCGCCTCCTACCTGGGCCTCTCTCCCTCTACCCTAAGCAGAATAAAAGCCAGGCTCTGA